Proteins from a genomic interval of Arvicola amphibius chromosome 14, mArvAmp1.2, whole genome shotgun sequence:
- the Rhoc gene encoding rho-related GTP-binding protein RhoC, with product MAAIRKKLVIVGDGACGKTCLLIVFSKDQFPEVYVPTVFENYIADIEVDGKQVELALWDTAGQEDYDRLRPLSYPDTDVILMCFSIDSPDSLENIPEKWTPEVKHFCPNVPIILVGNKKDLRQDEHTRRELAKMKQEPVRSEEGRDMANRISAFGYLECSAKTKEGVREVFEMATRAGLQVRKNKRRRGCPIL from the exons ATGGCTGCAATACGGAAGAAGCTGGTGATTGTGGGCGACGGGGCCTGTGGGAAGACCTGCCTTCTCATTGTCTTCAGCAAGGATCAGTTCCCCGAGGTCTACGTCCCTACTGTCTTCGAGAACTACATCGCAGACATTGAAGTGGATGGCAAGCAG GTGGAGCTGGCTCTGTGGGACACAGCAGGGCAAGAAGACTACGATCGCCTCCGGCCTCTGTCCTACCCGGACACTGACGTCATCCTCATGTGTTTCTCCATTGACAGTCCTGACAGCCTGG AAAACATTCCCGAGAAGTGGACCCCGGAGGTGAAGCACTTTTGCCCCAATGTGCCCATCATCCTAGTGGGGAATAAGAAGGATCTGAGGCAAGATGAGCACACCAGAAGGGAGCTGGCCAAGATGAAACAG GAGCCTGTTCGATCTGAGGAAGGCCGGGACATGGCGAACAGGATCAGTGCCTTTGGCTACCTTGAGTGCTCAGCCAAGACTAAGGAAGGGGTGCGGGAGGTATTTGAGATGGCCACTCGGGCTGGCCTACAGGTCCGCAAGAATAAGCGCCGGAGGGGCTGTCCCATTCTCTGA
- the Mov10 gene encoding helicase MOV-10, translating into MPSKFSCRKLRETGQRFESFLAERGLDLETDRERLRAIYNRDFKPSYGTPAPGFSSMLYGMKIANLAFVTKTRVRFFKLDRWADVQLPEKRRIKPGSNISKQHRSLLARIFHDRAEYLHGKHGVDVEVQGPHEIRDGQLLIRLDLNRKEVLTLRLRNGGTKPVTLTHLFPLCWTPQFAFYHGEQDLPCPLGPGESYELHVYCKTSIVGYFPATVLWELLGPGESGAEGAETFYIARFLAAVAHSPLAAQLKPTTPFKRTPRLTRNPVLTNRIEEGERPDRARGYELELSLALGTYYPPLRLRQLLPTLLQGPSIFTSPKEVAEIKAQLETTLKSRNYEVKFRLLLHLEELQMEHDIRHYDLESVPMTWDPADQNPRLLTLEVPGVTESRPSVLRGDHLFALLSSETHQEDPVTYKGFVHKVELDRVKLSFPTSLLSRFVDGLTFKVNFTFNRQPLRVQHRALELTERWLLWPMLFPVASRGVSLLPSDVKFKLYDRSLESNPEQLQAMKHIVRGTTRPAPYIIFGPPGTGKTVTLVEAIKQVVKLLPKAHILACTPSNSGADLLCQRLRVHLPSSIYRLLAPSRDIRMVPEDIKTCCNWDAKKGEYVYPAKKHLQQYRVLITTLITASRLVSAQFPIDHFTHIFIDEAGHCMEPESLVAIAGLMDVKETGNPGGQLVLAGDPRQLGPVLRSPLAQKHGLGYSLLERLLTYNSLYKKGPNGYDPQFITKLLRNYRSHPTILDIPNQLYYDGELQACADVMDRERFCRWEGLPRQGFPIIFHGVMGKDEREGNSPSFFNPEEAATVTSYLKQLLAPSSKKGKARLSPRSVGVISPYRKQVEKIRYCITKLDRELRGLDDIKELKVGSVEEFQGQERSVILISTVRSSQSFVQLDLDFNLGFLKNPKRFNVAVTRAKALLIVVGNPLLLGHDPDWKTFLEFCKENGGYTGCPFPAKLDLQQGQDLLQGLSKLSPSTSGPHRHQNLPQEREGEGGLSFQVEPEWRNEL; encoded by the exons ATGCCCAGCAAGTTCAGCTGCCGAAAGCTCCGGGAGACTGGCCAGAGGTTCGAGAGTTTCCTGGCCGAACGGGGACTGGACCTGGAGACAGATCGCGAGCGGCTGCGGGCGATTTACAACCGCGACTTCAAGCCCAG CTATGGGACCCCTGCCCCTGGCTTCTCCTCCATGCTGTATGGAATGAAGATTGCAAATCTAGCCTTCGTCACCAAGACTCGGGTCAGGTTCTTCAAACTAGACCGCTGGGCAGATGTGCAGCTACCAGAAAAGAGGCGAATAAAACCAGGCTCGAATATCAGCAAACAACACAGATCACTGTTGGCCAGGATCTTTCATGATag GGCTGAGTATCTTCATGGGAAGCATGGGGTAGACGTGGAAGTCCAGGGACCCCATGAAATCCGAGACGGGCAGCTCCTTATCCGCCTGGATTTGAACCGCAAGGAGGTGCTGACCCTGAGGCTTCGAAATGGAGGGACCAAGCCTGTTACCCTCACTCATCTCTTCCCACTCTGCTGGACACCCCAGTTTGCCTTCTACCATGGTGAACAGGACCTGCCCTGCCCACTGGGCCCAG GTGAAAGCTATGAGCTGCATGTCTACTGTAAGACCAGCATAGTGGGCTACTTCCCAGCCACCGTCCTCTGGGAGCTGCTGGGACCTGGGGAGTCAGGGGCAGAAGGAGCAGAAACTTTCTACATTGCTCGCTTCTTGGCTGCCGTCGCCCACAGCCCCCTGGCTGCACAGCTGAAGCCCACAACCCCCTTCAAGCGCACCCCTCGGCTCACTAGAAACCCTGTATTGACCAACCggatagaggaaggagagagacctgACCG TGCCAGGGGCTATGAACTGGAGCTAAGTTTGGCCCTGGGGACCTACTACCCACCCCTCCGCCTCAGGCAACTGCTCCCTACCCTTCTTCAGGGACCGAGTATCTTCACGTCCCCAAAGGAGGTTGCTGAGATCAA GGCCCAGTTGGAGACAACCCTGAAATCCAGGAACTATGAGGTGAAGTTCCGGCTGCTGCTACATCTGGAGGAGCTGCAGATGGAGCATGACATCCGGCACTATGACCTGGAGTCGGTACCCATGACCTGGGACCCTGCGGACCAGAATCCCAGGCTGCTCACACTGGAG GTTCCTGGTGTGACCGAGAGCCGTCCCTCAGTGCTACGGGGTGACCACCTCTTTGCCCTCTTGTCCTCTGAGACCCACCAAGAGGACCCTGTCACCTACAAGGGTTTTGTACACAAGGTAGAACTGGACCGTGTCAAGCTGAGCTTTCCCACAAG CCTCCTGAGCCGATTTGTGGATGGGCTGACCTTCAAGGTGAACTTTACCTTCAACCGGCAGCCCCTTCGGGTCCAGCACCGGGCCTTGGAGTTGACAGAGCGATGGCTACTGTGGCCCATGCTTTTTCCCGTGGCCTCCCGTGGGGTCTCGCTGCTGCCCTCAGATGTGAAATTCAA GCTGTATGACCGGAGTCTGGAGTCAAACCCGGAGCAGCTTCAGGCCATGAAGCACATTGTGAGGGGCACCACCCGGCCTGCCCCCTATATCATCTTTGGGCCTCCAGGTACCGGCAAGACTGTCACGTTGGTGGAGGCCATCAAACAG GTAGTGAAGCTCTTGCCCAAAGCCCACATCCTGGCCTGTACACCATCCAACTCAGGGGCTGACCTCCTCTGTCAGCGCCTCCGGGTCCACCTGCCCAGCTCCATCTACCGTCTCCTGGCCCCCAGCAGGGACATCCGAATGGTACCTGAGGACATTAAG ACCTGCTGTAACTGGGATGCTAAGAAAGGAGAGTATGTATATCCCGCCAAGAAGCATCTCCAGCAATATCGGGTCTTAATCACCACCCTCATCACGGCCAGCAG GTTGGTGTCAGCCCAGTTTCCCATCGATCACTTCACACACATCTTCATCGATGAGGCTGGCCACTGCATGGAGCCCGAGAGTCTGGTGGCCATAGCAG GACTGATGGATGTCAAGGAGACGGGCAATCCAGGAGGGCAGCTGGTGCTGGCAGGAGACCCTCGGCAGCTGGGGCCTGTGCTCCGTTCGCCGCTGGCACAGAAGCATGGACTTGGCTACTCTCTGCTAGAGCGCCTGCTCACCTACAACTCCTTGTACAAGAAGGGCCCCAATGGCTATGACCCCCAGTTCATCACCAAACTGCTCCGCAACTACAG gTCTCACCCCACCATCCTGGACATCCCCAACCAGCTGTACTACGATGGGGAGCTGCAGGCCTGTGCGGATGTGATGGATCGAGAAAGGTTCTGCCGCTGGGAGGGGCTGCCTCGGCAG GGCTTTCCCATCATCTTCCACGGTGTAATGGGCAAAGATGAGCGGGAGGGCAATAGCCCATCCTTCTTCAACCCCGAAGAGGCCGCCACAGTGACGTCATACCTGAAACAGCTGCTGGCCCCTTCCTCCAAGAAGGGGAAAGCCCGCCTGAGCCCCCGGAGCGTGGGCGTCATCTCCCCATACCGGAAGCAG gtAGAAAAAATCCGTTACTGCATCACCAAACTTGACCGGGAGCTTCGAGGACTGGATGACATCAAGGAGTTAAAG GTGGGCTCTGTGGAAGAATTCCAAGGGCAAGAACGAAGCGTCATCCTCATCTCCACCGTCCGGAGCAGTCAGAGTTTTGTGCAGCTGGATCTGGACTTTAACCTCGGTTTCCTTAAGAACCCCAAG AGGTTCAACGTGGCTGTGACCCGGGCCAAGGCTTTGCTCATCGTAGTGGGCAACCCCCTCCTCCTAGGCCATGACCCGGACTGGAAAAC ATTCCTGGAGTTCTGTAAAGAAAACGGGGGGTATACTGGATGCCCCTTTCCTGCTAAACTGGACCTGCAGCAGGGACAGGACTTACTCCAAGGTCTGAGCAAACTCAGCCCCTCTACCTCAG GACCCCACCGCCACCAAAATCTCCCCCAGGAGCGGGAGGGTGAAGGAGGCCTGTCCTTCCAAGTGGAGCCAGAGTGGAGAAATGAGCTCTGA